One genomic segment of Agromyces intestinalis includes these proteins:
- a CDS encoding beta-glucosidase family protein, translating to MTSTTTASGTDERAAHRPDPTALALEDAIAIATALPLADKVRLLTGAATWTLTELPQLGLRTMTVSDGPIGVRGTGEDGLPSAQMPAPSATAATWDVRLQAALGELMAAEARRKGVDVVLAPVVNLQRSPVGGRHFECFSEDPLLTARLAVAFIGALQERGIAGCVKHFIGNETETDRTTYLSRIDERTLREVYLAPFEAVVEAGVWTIMAAYNGLSRDGVEQTATAHGPLLNGILKGEWAFDGVVISDWLATKHTAESAEGGLDLIMPGPGGPWGAALVAAVEAGEVSESVIDDKVARIVRLAERVGALSGVVGDVLPFDQAGATEDPAGDEVVALLREAAARSTVVLRNESALLPIASGADAPKRVALIGHNAVEPFTQGGGSAFVTAPHISDPLEALRAALPDTEVARFRGGATTVTAPLVPGDLVTTPDGEPGIRIDLLAADGSTVESLQVPDATGLWFPVADARVASARLTADVALEGAGRHVIEVGPVGAHRVDVDGELRGESTEEVGVEVVLNSSYANPPMIESTIEVEADRRVRVEADLQVIDGESYGRFVRVHFRYRAPGLTVDEEIEQAVAAAADADLAVVVVGTNPETESEGWDRPGLALPGRQDELVRRVVAANPRTVVVVNAGAPVLLPWLDEVPAVLWWWLPGQEAGSSLAAVLTGEIEPSGRLPWTLPASEADVPVPNGLPVDGYIDYTEGAHVGHRGWDRLGRTPAREFGYGLGYGEWTHTGLTVETGDGTSPFVTARLTVANVGSVDAREVVQAYLSAPDDTDEQRPQRWLAGFALVDVAAGGEASVSIPIARRAFEIWDTDTQAWTLPAGAYELRVGRSSRDLRLAAPVVIGDTK from the coding sequence GTGACCTCGACCACCACGGCCAGCGGAACCGACGAGCGGGCTGCACATCGGCCCGATCCGACCGCCCTCGCCCTCGAGGACGCCATCGCCATCGCGACCGCGCTCCCGCTCGCCGACAAGGTGCGATTGCTCACCGGCGCCGCCACCTGGACCCTCACCGAACTGCCGCAGCTCGGCCTGCGGACGATGACGGTCTCCGATGGCCCCATCGGCGTTCGCGGCACCGGCGAGGACGGCCTGCCCTCCGCGCAGATGCCCGCGCCGAGCGCCACCGCCGCCACGTGGGACGTGCGCCTCCAGGCCGCGCTCGGCGAGCTGATGGCCGCCGAGGCCCGCCGCAAGGGCGTCGACGTCGTGCTGGCCCCCGTCGTCAACCTGCAGCGCTCGCCCGTCGGCGGCCGGCACTTCGAGTGCTTCTCAGAAGACCCGTTGCTCACCGCCCGCCTCGCGGTCGCGTTCATCGGCGCGCTCCAGGAGCGCGGCATCGCCGGCTGCGTCAAGCACTTCATCGGCAACGAGACCGAGACCGACCGCACCACCTACCTCTCGCGCATCGACGAGCGTACGCTGCGCGAGGTCTACCTCGCGCCGTTCGAGGCCGTCGTCGAAGCCGGCGTGTGGACGATCATGGCCGCCTACAACGGGCTCAGCCGCGACGGCGTCGAGCAGACCGCGACCGCGCACGGCCCGCTGCTGAACGGCATCCTCAAGGGCGAGTGGGCGTTCGACGGTGTCGTGATCAGCGACTGGCTCGCCACCAAGCACACCGCGGAGTCGGCCGAGGGCGGCCTCGACCTGATCATGCCCGGCCCGGGCGGGCCCTGGGGTGCGGCGCTCGTCGCTGCGGTCGAGGCCGGCGAGGTCTCCGAGTCGGTCATCGACGACAAGGTGGCGCGCATCGTCCGCCTCGCCGAGCGGGTCGGCGCCCTGAGCGGTGTGGTCGGCGACGTGCTGCCCTTCGACCAGGCCGGCGCCACCGAGGACCCGGCCGGTGACGAGGTCGTCGCGCTGCTGCGCGAGGCCGCGGCGCGATCGACGGTCGTGCTGCGCAACGAGAGCGCGCTGCTTCCGATCGCATCCGGTGCGGATGCCCCGAAGCGCGTCGCGCTCATCGGCCACAACGCCGTCGAGCCCTTCACGCAAGGCGGCGGCAGCGCATTCGTCACCGCACCCCACATCAGCGACCCGCTCGAGGCGCTGCGGGCCGCGCTGCCCGACACCGAGGTCGCCCGCTTCCGCGGCGGCGCTACGACCGTCACCGCTCCGCTCGTGCCCGGCGACCTCGTCACCACGCCCGACGGCGAGCCCGGCATCCGCATCGATCTGCTCGCCGCCGACGGCTCCACGGTCGAATCGCTCCAGGTTCCGGATGCCACGGGCCTCTGGTTCCCGGTCGCCGACGCCCGCGTGGCATCCGCCCGCCTGACCGCCGATGTCGCACTCGAGGGCGCCGGCCGTCACGTGATCGAGGTCGGTCCGGTCGGCGCGCACCGCGTCGACGTCGACGGCGAACTGCGCGGCGAGTCGACCGAGGAGGTCGGCGTCGAGGTCGTGCTGAACTCCAGCTACGCGAACCCGCCGATGATCGAGTCGACGATCGAGGTCGAGGCCGACCGCCGCGTGCGCGTCGAGGCCGACCTGCAGGTCATCGACGGCGAGAGCTACGGGCGGTTCGTGCGCGTGCACTTCCGCTACCGCGCCCCCGGCCTCACCGTCGACGAGGAGATCGAGCAGGCCGTCGCCGCGGCCGCCGACGCCGACCTCGCGGTCGTGGTCGTCGGCACCAACCCCGAGACCGAGTCCGAGGGCTGGGACCGCCCCGGCCTCGCGCTGCCCGGCCGGCAGGACGAGCTCGTGCGCCGCGTGGTGGCCGCGAACCCGCGCACCGTCGTCGTCGTGAACGCGGGCGCACCTGTCCTCCTGCCCTGGCTCGACGAGGTGCCCGCCGTGCTCTGGTGGTGGCTGCCCGGTCAGGAGGCCGGCTCGTCGCTCGCGGCGGTGCTCACCGGCGAGATCGAACCGAGCGGTCGGCTGCCGTGGACCCTCCCGGCGAGCGAGGCCGACGTGCCGGTGCCGAACGGGCTGCCCGTCGACGGCTACATCGACTACACCGAGGGCGCGCACGTCGGCCACCGCGGGTGGGACCGCCTCGGCCGCACCCCCGCCCGCGAGTTCGGGTACGGCCTCGGTTACGGTGAGTGGACCCACACCGGCCTCACCGTCGAGACCGGCGACGGGACATCCCCCTTCGTCACCGCCCGCCTGACCGTCGCGAACGTCGGATCCGTCGACGCGCGAGAGGTCGTGCAGGCCTACCTCTCCGCCCCCGACGACACCGACGAGCAGCGCCCCCAGCGCTGGCTGGCGGGCTTCGCGCTCGTCGACGTCGCGGCGGGCGGCGAGGCATCCGTGTCGATCCCGATCGCGCGACGCGCCTTCGAGATCTGGGACACGGACACGCAAGCATGGACTCTTCCGGCCGGAGCGTACGAGCTCCGGGTGGGCCGGTCCAGCAGAGACCTCCGACTGGCAGCACCGGTCGTCATCGGAGACACGAAGTAA
- a CDS encoding ABC transporter substrate-binding protein, which translates to MRKRILAAGAVLVAAGLVFTGCSSNSGGDDGGASSKVLVVGMPNGPQSPNQNPLATGSASLSLGYAFVVYESLMQINELHPTDDPTPWLAESVEWNEDSTQATITPREGVKWSDGEEFTADDIAFSVQLRKDNPELNIDFPDQYGDISVEDGKVVVNFTTSQYVNRDKLYKLLIVPEHIWAEVDNPVEFTDDEMIGTGPFVLDKFTSQSVSLKPNADYWGGAPKVGALRYDTFNDNNGLTTALTTGEAQWGWTFIPDYENTFIAKNPEHFHQVAGGGFGADVLFLNNETKPFDNAAFRQALNLTMDREEISKKAGYGVWPTITSVTGIPTPTGDAFIADEFQGQELSVDVDAAKQILTDAGYTWDGSGALIDPDGEKVSFVLTNPAGWSDYLSALDIIAAGAKELGAEATVEAAVQDTWFNDIIPFGNFQATLHWVDNGSTPWNLYSNIMDGASYVPLGETANWNFGRYNNQAVTDALAAFKAASDDAARAEAMQTIQEAYVNDAPGLVIWQRPAVAQYSTVNYTGFPTDEDPYANPQPTGPQAALILSKLVPTE; encoded by the coding sequence ATGCGCAAGCGCATCCTCGCCGCCGGGGCCGTCCTGGTCGCCGCCGGCTTGGTCTTCACCGGCTGCAGCAGCAACTCAGGGGGTGACGATGGCGGTGCCAGCAGCAAGGTGCTGGTCGTCGGCATGCCCAACGGCCCGCAGTCGCCCAACCAGAACCCGCTCGCGACCGGCTCGGCGTCGCTCTCGCTCGGCTACGCGTTCGTGGTGTACGAGTCGCTGATGCAGATCAACGAGCTGCACCCGACCGACGACCCCACCCCGTGGCTCGCCGAGTCGGTGGAGTGGAACGAGGACTCGACCCAGGCGACCATCACCCCCCGTGAGGGCGTGAAGTGGTCGGACGGCGAGGAGTTCACGGCCGACGACATCGCGTTCTCGGTCCAGCTCCGCAAGGACAACCCCGAGCTGAACATCGACTTCCCCGACCAGTACGGCGACATCTCGGTGGAGGACGGCAAGGTCGTCGTGAACTTCACGACCTCGCAGTACGTCAACCGCGACAAGCTGTACAAGCTGCTCATCGTGCCCGAGCACATCTGGGCCGAGGTCGACAACCCCGTCGAGTTCACCGACGACGAGATGATCGGCACCGGACCGTTCGTGCTCGACAAGTTCACCTCGCAGTCGGTGTCGCTGAAGCCGAACGCCGACTACTGGGGCGGGGCGCCGAAGGTGGGCGCGCTGCGCTACGACACCTTCAACGACAACAACGGCCTGACCACCGCCCTCACCACCGGTGAAGCGCAGTGGGGCTGGACGTTCATCCCCGACTACGAGAACACCTTCATCGCCAAGAACCCCGAGCACTTCCACCAGGTGGCGGGCGGCGGTTTCGGTGCCGACGTGCTGTTCCTCAACAACGAGACGAAGCCGTTCGACAACGCGGCGTTCCGTCAGGCGCTCAACCTGACCATGGACCGCGAGGAGATCTCGAAGAAGGCGGGCTACGGCGTCTGGCCGACGATCACCTCGGTGACGGGCATCCCGACCCCGACCGGTGACGCGTTCATCGCCGACGAGTTCCAGGGCCAGGAGCTCTCGGTGGACGTCGACGCTGCGAAGCAGATCCTCACCGACGCGGGCTACACGTGGGACGGCTCGGGGGCGCTCATCGACCCCGACGGCGAGAAGGTCTCGTTCGTGCTGACCAACCCGGCCGGCTGGAGCGATTACCTCTCGGCGCTCGACATCATCGCGGCCGGCGCCAAGGAGCTCGGCGCCGAGGCGACCGTCGAGGCGGCCGTGCAGGACACCTGGTTCAACGACATCATCCCGTTCGGCAACTTCCAGGCCACGCTGCACTGGGTCGACAACGGCTCCACGCCGTGGAACCTGTACTCGAACATCATGGACGGCGCGTCCTACGTGCCGCTCGGCGAGACCGCGAACTGGAACTTCGGCCGCTACAACAACCAGGCCGTCACCGACGCGCTCGCCGCGTTCAAGGCCGCATCGGATGACGCGGCTCGCGCCGAGGCCATGCAGACCATCCAGGAGGCGTACGTGAACGACGCCCCCGGTCTCGTGATCTGGCAGCGGCCGGCCGTCGCGCAGTACTCGACGGTGAACTACACGGGCTTCCCGACGGATGAGGACCCCTACGCCAACCCGCAGCCCACCGGGCCGCAGGCGGCGCTCATCCTCTCGAAGCTGGTTCCGACCGAGTGA
- a CDS encoding ABC transporter ATP-binding protein, which yields MSNTQPEQPVLRAEALRKHFPVRGIGTSGVVHAVDDVDLDLHAGRVVALVGESGSGKSTIARLLAQLMPLTAGRIVLDGEDATVHNRRAFRRYVGRVQMIFQDPFGSINPIHPVRYTLTRALRIHRGRLRGRELEAALDELLERVQLTPTARYVDKYPHELSGGQRQRVAIARALAANPDVLLADEPISMLDVSIRLGILNLLKDLRDRLKIAILYITHDIASARYFADRTMVMYAGRIVETGDSESVTQDPKHPYTQLLVRSAPDPDDLEARAHGARGEAPSLVNPPSGCRFNPRCPFATELCRTEVPPLLEVGEGRQAACWGYSERPDRPKVTDVLEVLGERPGLDTVAGAPYSTNGGTEAST from the coding sequence ATGAGCAACACACAACCCGAGCAACCGGTGCTGCGCGCAGAGGCGTTGCGCAAGCACTTCCCGGTTCGCGGCATCGGCACGAGCGGTGTCGTCCATGCGGTCGACGACGTCGACCTCGACCTCCACGCCGGCCGCGTCGTCGCCCTCGTCGGCGAGTCGGGCTCGGGCAAGAGCACCATCGCCCGGCTGCTCGCCCAGCTCATGCCGCTCACGGCCGGCCGCATCGTGCTCGACGGCGAGGACGCGACCGTGCACAACCGCCGCGCGTTCCGCCGGTACGTCGGGCGCGTGCAGATGATCTTCCAGGACCCGTTCGGGTCGATCAACCCTATCCACCCGGTGCGCTACACCCTCACCCGCGCACTGCGGATCCACCGCGGGCGGCTGCGGGGCCGCGAGCTCGAGGCCGCGCTCGACGAACTCCTGGAGCGCGTGCAGCTCACCCCCACCGCGCGCTACGTCGACAAGTACCCGCACGAGCTGTCGGGCGGCCAGCGCCAGCGCGTCGCGATCGCCCGCGCGCTCGCCGCGAACCCCGATGTGCTCCTCGCCGACGAGCCGATCTCGATGCTCGACGTGTCCATTCGCCTCGGCATCCTGAACCTCTTGAAAGACCTGCGCGATCGCCTGAAGATCGCCATCCTCTACATCACCCACGACATCGCCTCGGCGCGCTACTTCGCCGACCGCACCATGGTCATGTACGCCGGCCGCATCGTCGAGACCGGCGACAGCGAGTCCGTCACGCAGGATCCGAAGCATCCGTACACCCAGCTGCTGGTGCGCAGCGCACCCGACCCCGACGACCTCGAGGCGCGCGCCCACGGCGCGCGCGGCGAGGCGCCGAGCCTGGTGAACCCCCCGAGCGGATGCCGCTTCAACCCGCGCTGCCCGTTCGCGACCGAGCTGTGCCGCACCGAGGTGCCGCCGCTGCTCGAGGTCGGCGAAGGCCGCCAGGCCGCCTGCTGGGGCTACTCCGAGCGCCCCGATCGCCCGAAGGTCACCGACGTGCTCGAGGTGCTCGGCGAGCGGCCGGGTCTCGATACGGTCGCTGGCGCTCCCTACTCGACCAACGGTGGGACGGAGGCATCCACATGA
- a CDS encoding ABC transporter permease, whose product MRFFVRRGIFYVITAWAAVTINFFIPRMMPGDPVKALIAKNQGKIPTDAIPALYAMFGLDENVPLWQQYLDYWANLFRGDLGISFSLFPMPVTEVIAQALPWTVGLVGIATIISFFVGTIIGTGIGWRRGTWADSLLPISTFFSAVPYFWLGLIAIFVFSVTLGWFPASGSYDRSLIPSWDWEFVSSVIYYGTLPALTIIISSISGWILGMRNMVVTVSSEDYVTVAQAKGLSERRVMFNYAARNAVLPQVSSFALSLGFIVGGTLIMEMVFTYQGIGFLLFNAVNAKDYPLMQGCFLVITIAVLAANILADFVYAFLDPRTRQEG is encoded by the coding sequence ATGAGGTTCTTCGTCCGACGTGGCATCTTCTACGTGATCACCGCCTGGGCGGCCGTCACGATCAACTTCTTCATCCCGCGGATGATGCCGGGCGACCCGGTGAAGGCGCTCATCGCCAAGAACCAGGGCAAGATCCCGACCGACGCGATCCCCGCGCTGTACGCGATGTTCGGCCTCGACGAGAACGTGCCGCTCTGGCAGCAGTACCTCGACTACTGGGCGAACCTGTTCCGCGGCGACCTGGGCATCTCGTTCTCGCTGTTCCCGATGCCGGTGACCGAGGTCATCGCGCAGGCGCTGCCGTGGACGGTGGGCCTGGTCGGCATCGCGACGATCATCAGCTTCTTCGTCGGCACGATCATCGGCACCGGCATCGGCTGGCGGCGTGGCACCTGGGCCGACTCGCTGCTGCCGATCTCGACGTTCTTCTCGGCGGTGCCGTACTTCTGGCTCGGCCTCATCGCGATCTTCGTGTTCTCGGTGACGCTCGGCTGGTTCCCGGCCTCGGGCAGCTACGACCGGTCGCTCATCCCCTCGTGGGACTGGGAGTTCGTCTCGTCGGTGATCTACTACGGCACGCTGCCGGCGCTGACGATCATCATCTCGTCGATCTCCGGCTGGATCCTCGGCATGCGCAACATGGTCGTGACGGTCTCGAGCGAGGACTACGTGACCGTCGCACAGGCCAAGGGGCTCTCGGAGCGCCGGGTCATGTTCAACTACGCCGCCCGCAATGCCGTGCTTCCGCAGGTATCGAGCTTCGCGCTGTCGCTCGGCTTCATCGTCGGCGGCACGCTCATCATGGAGATGGTGTTCACCTATCAGGGCATCGGCTTCCTCCTGTTCAACGCGGTGAACGCGAAGGACTACCCGCTCATGCAGGGCTGCTTCCTGGTGATCACCATCGCGGTGCTCGCGGCGAACATCCTCGCGGACTTCGTGTACGCGTTCCTCGATCCCCGTACCCGGCAGGAGGGCTGA
- a CDS encoding ABC transporter permease codes for MTIDSSIVEELDDVNRPNQAPDTTAVAAAAHDRKRGKDGPRRFMFLRNAKALTGIAILVFFTIIAIIGPWIAPYDPSAQSDDLLQPPSWQHWMGTTHLGQDIFSQLIVGTRGVMVVGFVAGILATAIGVIIGVSAGYLGGVGDETLSALSNVFLVIPQLPLIIIIAGQLPSVGGITVAVVIAVTGWAWGARVLRAQTLSLRKRDFVEAARATGERSWRIITAEILPNLTAIIASGFVGTVTFAVLSLITLAFIGIGSGSDWNWGTILFWAQSQLALQRGAWWWFIPAGLCIALLGMGLTLINFGIDEFVNPRLRSTALNARSLRRRGIRPRIGFTPVVYEAPGAADRRDVTDAAAAALRTETAARAVEAKRAAKGARS; via the coding sequence ATGACGATCGACAGCAGCATCGTCGAGGAGCTCGACGACGTCAATCGGCCCAACCAGGCGCCCGATACCACCGCGGTCGCCGCGGCGGCCCACGACCGCAAGCGCGGCAAGGACGGCCCGCGCCGCTTCATGTTCCTCCGCAATGCGAAGGCGCTGACCGGCATCGCGATCCTCGTGTTCTTCACGATCATCGCGATCATCGGCCCGTGGATCGCCCCGTACGACCCCAGTGCGCAGAGCGACGACCTGCTGCAGCCGCCGTCGTGGCAGCACTGGATGGGCACCACCCACCTCGGGCAGGACATCTTCAGCCAGCTCATCGTCGGCACCCGCGGCGTCATGGTCGTCGGCTTCGTCGCCGGCATCCTCGCCACCGCGATCGGCGTGATCATCGGCGTCTCCGCCGGCTACCTCGGCGGTGTCGGCGATGAGACGCTCTCGGCGCTGTCGAACGTGTTCCTCGTGATCCCGCAGCTGCCGCTCATCATCATCATCGCGGGCCAGCTCCCGAGCGTCGGCGGCATCACCGTGGCGGTCGTGATCGCGGTCACCGGCTGGGCCTGGGGCGCTCGAGTGCTGCGCGCCCAGACCTTGTCGCTGCGCAAGCGCGACTTCGTCGAGGCCGCCCGCGCCACGGGTGAGCGGAGCTGGCGGATCATCACCGCCGAGATCCTGCCGAACCTCACCGCCATCATCGCGTCGGGCTTCGTCGGCACGGTCACCTTCGCGGTGCTCTCGCTCATCACCCTGGCGTTCATCGGCATCGGGTCGGGCAGCGACTGGAACTGGGGCACGATCCTGTTCTGGGCGCAGTCGCAGCTCGCGCTGCAGCGCGGCGCGTGGTGGTGGTTCATCCCCGCGGGCCTCTGCATCGCCCTGCTCGGCATGGGCCTCACTCTCATCAACTTCGGCATCGACGAGTTCGTCAACCCACGCCTGCGGTCGACGGCCCTCAACGCCCGCTCGCTGCGCAGGCGGGGCATCCGGCCGCGCATCGGCTTCACGCCGGTCGTGTACGAGGCGCCCGGCGCGGCCGACCGCCGCGATGTCACGGATGCCGCAGCTGCGGCCCTACGTACCGAAACCGCCGCACGCGCGGTCGAAGCCAAGCGCGCGGCGAAGGGAGCTCGCTCATGA
- a CDS encoding ABC transporter ATP-binding protein yields the protein MTLLTPDPAAAPAAGRPATAASDPVLEIRNLSVDYGYEDDAVHVLRDVSLTLGRGEVLGLAGESGCGKSTLAYAATRLLPPPGLITGGEVLFTDRDGTKTDLLRLNDQQLRASRWQDLAIVFQGAMNSLNPVHRIGAQIADGIIAHRPGMKKKEALERAAELLELVGIAPDRLRSYPHQLSGGMRQRVMIAMALALEPQVLIMDEPTTALDVVMQRQIVEQIAELRDRLGFSVIFITHDVSLLIEIADRIAIMYAGGIVEDAKSLDVYHRPRHPYSSALLHSFPPLRGPRRELTGIPGSPPDLSKLGGGCPFRDRCAFAWDACAAIDPELGRPDVDGDDPRRTVSCLRHDPGRVIAAGFEPKPVPLELSTR from the coding sequence ATGACCCTCCTCACTCCCGACCCCGCGGCGGCACCCGCCGCGGGTCGCCCGGCGACCGCAGCGTCCGACCCGGTCCTCGAGATCAGGAACCTCTCGGTCGACTACGGCTACGAGGATGACGCGGTGCACGTCCTGCGCGACGTGTCGCTGACCCTCGGGCGCGGCGAGGTGCTGGGCCTGGCCGGCGAGTCCGGCTGCGGCAAGTCGACGCTCGCCTACGCGGCGACCCGTCTGCTGCCCCCGCCCGGGCTGATCACCGGCGGCGAGGTGCTGTTCACCGACCGCGACGGCACGAAGACCGACCTGTTGCGCCTGAACGACCAGCAGCTGCGCGCCTCGCGCTGGCAGGATCTCGCGATCGTGTTCCAGGGCGCGATGAACTCGCTCAACCCCGTGCACCGCATCGGCGCGCAGATCGCCGACGGCATCATCGCGCACCGGCCTGGCATGAAGAAGAAGGAGGCGCTCGAGCGCGCCGCCGAACTGCTCGAGCTGGTCGGCATCGCGCCCGACCGCCTGCGCTCGTACCCGCACCAGCTCTCGGGCGGCATGCGCCAGCGCGTGATGATCGCGATGGCGCTCGCCCTCGAGCCGCAGGTGCTCATCATGGACGAGCCGACCACCGCGCTCGACGTGGTCATGCAGCGCCAGATCGTCGAGCAGATCGCCGAGCTGCGCGACCGGCTCGGGTTCTCGGTGATCTTCATCACGCACGACGTGTCGCTGCTCATCGAGATCGCCGACCGCATCGCGATCATGTACGCGGGCGGCATCGTCGAGGACGCGAAGTCGCTCGACGTCTACCACCGGCCCCGCCACCCGTACTCGTCGGCGCTGCTGCACTCGTTCCCGCCGCTGCGCGGCCCGCGCCGCGAGCTGACCGGCATCCCGGGCTCGCCGCCCGATCTGTCGAAGCTCGGCGGCGGGTGCCCGTTCCGCGATCGGTGCGCGTTCGCGTGGGACGCCTGCGCCGCCATCGACCCCGAGCTGGGCCGCCCCGACGTCGACGGCGACGACCCGCGCCGGACGGTCTCGTGCCTGCGGCACGACCCGGGCCGCGTGATCGCCGCGGGCTTCGAGCCGAAGCCGGTGCCCCTGGAACTCTCAACCCGCTGA
- a CDS encoding zinc-dependent alcohol dehydrogenase family protein, with the protein MLATVIHAARDIRVEAVPDPLLSTGGDAIVRVVAACVCGSDLWPYRGITPTREPHRIGHEFVGVVEAVGDDVALVQVGDFVIAPFYVCDNTCVNCRNGVSTSCLNGSWWGGDDRFGGFADGGQGERVRVPLADGTLVVVPGPVADEEVPGLLTLADVMGTGYHAAVSAGVTAGSTVAVVGDGAVGLCAVIAARRLGASTIIAISRHRDRQELALEFGATHLVEGRGDEGVRAVRELTGGIGADHVLECVGTKESMDQALRSARPGGRVGFVGVPNGGPELPIRRMFDTNVGVVGGVAPVRGYIEELLPDVRSGAINPGRVFDLELPLADAAEAYAAMDERRAIKVLLRP; encoded by the coding sequence ATGCTCGCCACCGTCATTCACGCTGCCCGTGACATCCGCGTCGAAGCCGTGCCCGACCCCCTTCTGTCGACCGGCGGCGACGCCATCGTGCGCGTGGTCGCGGCCTGCGTCTGCGGCTCCGACCTGTGGCCGTACCGGGGCATCACCCCGACCCGCGAACCGCATCGCATCGGCCATGAGTTCGTGGGCGTGGTCGAGGCCGTCGGCGATGACGTCGCCCTCGTGCAGGTCGGCGACTTCGTCATCGCGCCGTTCTACGTGTGCGACAACACCTGCGTGAACTGCCGCAACGGGGTCTCGACGTCGTGTCTCAACGGCAGCTGGTGGGGCGGCGACGACCGGTTCGGCGGGTTCGCCGACGGCGGCCAGGGCGAGCGCGTGCGGGTGCCGCTCGCCGACGGCACGCTCGTGGTCGTGCCCGGTCCGGTGGCCGACGAGGAGGTGCCGGGCCTGCTCACGCTCGCCGACGTCATGGGCACGGGGTACCACGCCGCAGTCTCGGCTGGGGTGACCGCGGGTTCGACGGTCGCGGTCGTCGGCGACGGAGCGGTCGGGCTCTGCGCGGTGATCGCCGCACGTCGGCTCGGAGCATCCACCATCATCGCGATATCGCGCCACCGCGATCGCCAGGAGCTCGCGCTCGAGTTCGGCGCGACGCATCTCGTCGAAGGGCGCGGCGACGAGGGCGTGCGCGCCGTGCGCGAGCTGACCGGAGGCATCGGCGCCGACCACGTGCTCGAATGCGTCGGCACCAAGGAGTCGATGGATCAGGCGCTGCGCTCGGCGCGGCCGGGCGGCCGGGTCGGGTTCGTCGGCGTGCCGAACGGCGGCCCCGAGCTGCCGATCCGGCGCATGTTCGACACGAACGTCGGCGTCGTCGGCGGCGTCGCACCGGTGCGCGGGTACATCGAGGAGCTGCTGCCCGACGTGCGGTCGGGCGCGATCAACCCCGGCCGCGTCTTCGACCTCGAGCTGCCGCTCGCCGACGCCGCTGAGGCGTACGCCGCGATGGACGAGCGCCGCGCGATCAAGGTGCTGCTGCGGCCGTGA